Proteins from a single region of Artemia franciscana chromosome 2, ASM3288406v1, whole genome shotgun sequence:
- the LOC136040556 gene encoding polycomb protein SCMH1-like isoform X2, translating to MEDEKSVADIFDWEEYLCYSKAEAAPQFCFKQHEIPPENEFELNMKLEALDPRNLTSTCIATVVSVLGPRIRLRLDGSDDKNDFWRLVDSREINPIGHCEKLGGMLTPPLGFRMNASSWPTFLVKTLSGGVIAPTSSFKPEPPDPKCNFFKVGMKLEAVDKKNPQLICPATIGELKKDLIHVVFDGWKGAFDYWCRYDSREIFPVGWCKRSNHPLQSPGKTALPVKALATPGRNKRPKQKNSPAPPTPKTITKRKRKSSSSQVADSTSSPLPSPPKAPITGTCEPDSPTEELVVNEAQPDLSSQRTSETLSPDIHLDDQSLISEIKVQARILESTSCSPPSSRSSVDDSVRGSGCSPTSTTAIADLPVDPEQWSVSNVLNYFSSLDSNLAPCMTSFKQHEIDGRALFLLTPDMCMKYMGLKLGPSLKICNLINNLKSKRLGNA from the exons CATGAGATACCACCTGAGAATGAGTTCGAATTGAATATGAAGTTAGAAGCCTTGGACCCGAGAAATTTAACCTCCACGTGTATAGCAACGGTTGTATCAGTCCTCGGACCCCGAATTCGCCTTCGGTTAGATGGATCTGacgataaaaatgatttttggaGGCTTGTAGATTCACGAGAGATCAACCCTATTGGCCATTGTGAAAAGCTTGGCGGTATGCTTACACCTCCTCTCG gttttagaaTGAACGCCTCCTCTTGGCCGACGTTTCTTGTGAAGACTCTTAGTGGCGGTGTTATCGCACCAACGTCTTCTTTCAAACCGGAACCACCTGATCCGAAGTGTAATTTCTTCAAAGTGGGAATGAAGCTGGAAGCCGTTGATAAGAAGAATCCACAATTGATATGCCCTGCGACTATtg ggGAATTAAAGAAGGACTTAATCCATGTTGTGTTCGATGGATGGAAAGGAGCCTTTGACTATTGGTGCCGCTATGACTCCAGAGAAATATTTCCAGTTGGATGGTGCAAGAGAAGCAATCATCCTTTGCAGTCCCCCGGGAAAACTG CTTTGCCAGTAAAGGCTCTAGCAACTCCTGGGCGTAACAAGAGACCTAAGCAAAAGAACAGCCCTGCTCCACCCACCCCAAAGACAATCACTAAACGGAAAAGGAAATCGAGTAGCTCTCAAGTTGCTGATTCTACATCGAGTCCTCTTCCTTCACCACCTAAAGCACCTATTACTGGTACATGTGAGCCAGACTCGCCAACTGAAGAGCTAGTTGTGAATGAAGCCCAACCAGATCTGTCTTCTCAAAGAACTTCTGAAACATTATCCCCGGACATTCATCTAG aTGATCAGAGCttaatttcagaaataaaagtCCAAGCTAGAATATTGGAAAGTACGTCTTGCTCCCCACCATCGTCCCGCTCTTCAGTCGACGATTCAGTGCgag GATCTGGTTGTAGTCCAACATCAACAACAGCTATTGCAGATTTACCTGTAGATCCTGAACAATGGTCAGTGTCGAACGTCCTTAACTACTTCTCATCTTTGGATTCAAATCTCGCCCCTTGCATGACGAGTTTTAAACAACAC gaaatTGACGGGCGAGCTCTTTTTCTACTTACACCAGACATGTGTATGAAATACATGGGTTTGAAGCTGGGGCCCTCTTTAAAGATCTGTAATCTTATTAACAACTTAAAGTCAAAGCGATTAGGAAACGcttaa